The following are encoded together in the Macadamia integrifolia cultivar HAES 741 chromosome 10, SCU_Mint_v3, whole genome shotgun sequence genome:
- the LOC122092065 gene encoding uncharacterized protein At4g26485-like → MAGEGEKWVKHYSSSHKMLLVGEGDFSFSACLARAFGSAKNMISTSLDSEEMLMVKHPTAKANLKELKKLGCIILHELDCHTMTDHPFLKFMKFDRIIFNFPHAGLQYQWEENQKRQIMLHQEVVKGFFRIARDMLAAKGQVHVTHKTGHPYSKWEVEKLAEEAGLCLAEEVEFKKLDYPGYHNKRGYGKKCNRTFRVGLCSTFKFILPIQTGPSEQVD, encoded by the exons ATGGCAGGGGAAGGAGAGAAATGGGTCAAGCATTACAGCAGCTCCCATAAGATGTTACTGGTTGGAGAGGGTGATTTCTCCTTCTCTGCATGTTTGGCTAGGGCTTTTGGATCTGCTAAGAACATGATCTCTACTTCCCTTGATTCTGAAG AAATGTTAATGGTGAAGCACCCAACAGCAAAGGCAAACttgaaggaattgaagaaaCTAGGGTGCATTattcttcatgaattagactGCCACACCATGACTGACCACCCTTTTCTCAAGTTTATGAAATTTGACAGAATAATCTTCAATTTTCCTCATGCGGGTCTTCAGTATCAGTGGgaagaaaatcagaaaaggCAAATCAT GCTTCACCAAGAGGTAGTGAAGGGCTTCTTCAGGATTGCACGTGACATGCTTGCAGCCAAGGGGCAAGTTCATGTGACCCACAAGACAGGTCACCCTTACAGTAAGTGGGAGGTGGAGAAACTAGCCGAAGAGGCTGGACTGTGTTTGGCTGAAGAAGTAGAATTCAAAAAGCTGGACTATCCGGGTTATCACAACAAGAGAGGATATGGAAAGAAATGCAACAGGACTTTCCGTGTGGGACTGTGCAGTACTTTCAAGTTCATATTGCCAATCCAAACAGGACCTTCTGAACAGGTCGATTAG